In the genome of Aureimonas sp. OT7, one region contains:
- a CDS encoding acyl-CoA dehydrogenase encodes MAKGSFRREKLTRPIFRWAQKAMPSISETESKAIDAGTVWWDGELFGGSPDWEKLVAMPPAELSAEERAFMDGPVEQLCAMVDDWKITSVDHDLPPEVWDFLRREKFFGMIIPKEYGGLGFSNTAHSEVVRKVSSVSVVAGVTVMVPNSLGPGELMLHFGTEEQKNHWLPRLADGREIPCFGLTSPDAGSDAASMRDTGVVEYGEHEGREVLGIRLNFDKRYITLGPVATVMGLAFKMQDPQNHLGRGENLGITVALLPTATRGVTFGERHVPLATHFQNGPLHGRDVFIPMDWILGGQAQIGEGWTMLMTALAAGRSISLPSQSAAACAMSARASGAYARVRHQFGLPIGKFEGIQEPLAEIAANAYQVDAARRLTLAALDQGHRPSVISAIMKANATERMRQSVNLAMDIHGGKGIVEGPRNYMAPQYRSIPIGITVEGANILTRSLMIFGQGAIRAHPYMLKEMKALSDPDKEAGLDAFDRHFWGHVGHAFRNAGRAFLRGWTGGIAAPAPDNAELTGHWRQLSRLSSAFALTADMALLSLGGALKRKEMLSGRLGDILSELYLLAACLKRFETEGRPEADKPLIEYVMRRGINRIGEAFDGIIANLPSRSAAFVIRAIAFPAGAPRAAMRDDLVSEVAELLMRPTSQRDRLTADLYLGAGRESYAIAELEEALDLVTKAEPAMRKMKEARMKDADAALEQALITTQEHELLIQARAATERVVAVDAYPAEEVSHLARRGADAARAEAAE; translated from the coding sequence ATGGCAAAAGGTTCATTTCGGCGCGAGAAGCTGACACGCCCGATCTTCCGCTGGGCACAAAAGGCGATGCCCTCGATCTCCGAAACGGAATCCAAGGCCATCGACGCCGGCACCGTCTGGTGGGACGGCGAACTCTTCGGCGGATCGCCCGACTGGGAAAAACTCGTCGCCATGCCGCCGGCCGAGCTGTCGGCCGAAGAGCGGGCGTTCATGGATGGGCCCGTCGAGCAGCTTTGCGCCATGGTCGACGACTGGAAGATCACCTCCGTCGATCATGACCTGCCGCCCGAGGTATGGGACTTCCTGCGCCGCGAAAAGTTTTTCGGCATGATCATTCCGAAGGAATATGGCGGCCTCGGTTTCTCCAATACCGCCCATTCCGAAGTGGTGCGCAAGGTATCGTCGGTCAGCGTCGTCGCCGGTGTGACCGTGATGGTGCCCAATTCCCTCGGCCCCGGCGAGTTGATGCTGCATTTCGGCACCGAGGAGCAGAAGAACCATTGGCTGCCGCGCCTTGCCGACGGTCGCGAAATCCCCTGCTTCGGCCTGACCTCTCCGGATGCGGGCTCCGACGCCGCCTCCATGCGCGATACGGGCGTCGTGGAATATGGCGAGCACGAGGGGCGCGAGGTGCTCGGCATCCGGCTGAATTTCGACAAACGCTATATAACATTGGGCCCGGTGGCCACCGTCATGGGCCTCGCCTTCAAGATGCAGGACCCGCAGAACCATCTTGGACGCGGCGAGAACCTCGGCATCACGGTGGCGCTGCTACCGACGGCGACCAGGGGCGTCACCTTCGGTGAGCGGCATGTGCCGCTGGCGACGCATTTCCAGAACGGCCCGCTGCACGGGCGCGACGTGTTCATTCCGATGGACTGGATCCTCGGCGGGCAGGCGCAGATCGGCGAAGGCTGGACCATGCTGATGACGGCGCTGGCCGCCGGGCGCAGCATCTCTTTGCCATCGCAGTCCGCCGCCGCCTGCGCCATGTCGGCGCGTGCGTCCGGCGCCTACGCGCGGGTGCGGCACCAGTTCGGCCTGCCTATCGGCAAGTTCGAGGGCATCCAGGAGCCGTTGGCCGAAATCGCCGCCAACGCCTATCAGGTGGACGCGGCGCGCCGATTGACGCTGGCCGCGCTGGACCAGGGGCATCGCCCGTCGGTGATCTCGGCCATCATGAAGGCCAACGCGACCGAAAGGATGCGCCAGTCCGTCAACCTCGCGATGGATATCCATGGCGGCAAGGGCATCGTCGAGGGCCCGCGCAACTACATGGCCCCGCAGTACCGGTCGATCCCCATCGGCATCACGGTGGAGGGCGCCAATATCCTGACGCGCAGCCTGATGATCTTCGGGCAGGGCGCGATTCGCGCGCACCCATACATGCTGAAAGAGATGAAGGCGCTGTCCGATCCGGACAAGGAAGCCGGGCTGGATGCCTTCGACAGGCATTTCTGGGGACATGTGGGCCATGCCTTCCGCAATGCCGGGCGCGCCTTCCTGCGCGGCTGGACGGGCGGCATCGCCGCGCCCGCGCCCGATAACGCGGAATTGACCGGCCATTGGCGGCAACTGTCCCGCCTGTCTTCGGCATTCGCGCTGACGGCGGACATGGCGCTGCTGAGCCTCGGCGGCGCGCTCAAGCGCAAGGAGATGCTGTCGGGCCGGCTTGGCGACATCCTGAGCGAATTGTACCTCCTGGCCGCGTGCCTGAAGCGCTTCGAGACGGAAGGGCGGCCGGAGGCCGACAAACCCCTCATCGAGTATGTCATGCGCCGCGGCATCAACCGAATCGGCGAAGCCTTCGACGGCATCATCGCCAATCTTCCGTCACGTTCGGCGGCCTTTGTGATCCGCGCCATCGCCTTTCCGGCGGGGGCGCCCCGCGCAGCCATGCGCGACGACCTGGTAAGCGAGGTGGCCGAATTGCTGATGCGCCCCACATCCCAGCGGGACAGGCTGACGGCCGACCTCTACCTCGGCGCCGGGCGCGAATCCTACGCCATCGCCGAACTGGAGGAAGCTCTCGACCTTGTCACGAAGGCGGAGCCCGCCATGCGCAAGATGAAGGAGGCCAGGATGAAGGATGCCGACGCGGCGCTGGAGCAGGCGCTCATCACCACGCAGGAGCATGAACTTCTGATACAGGCGCGCGCGGCGACCGAACGGGTCGTGGCGGTGGATGCCTATCCGGCCGAAGAGGTGTCGCACCTTGCCAGGCGGGGCGCCGACGCGGCCCGTGCCGAGGCAGCCGAATGA
- a CDS encoding acetyl-CoA C-acetyltransferase: MSRPVYLVDGARTPFLKARGKPGPFTPVDLAVQCGRPLLLRQDFDKALIDLVILGCVNVVADEMNPARVAGLRLGLPESTPAFTVQINCGSGMQSMDTAFRTIEGGHADIVLAGGAESLSHSPLVLRREAVDWFARLNGARSTGDRLKVLAGLKPGFLKPEIGLERGLTDPITDLGMGQTAEKIGHIFGVTRRDADAYAAESHRRLAAAQAEGRLAGELLPAVARDGQVFDHDDGVRPDSSVKSLSTLKPVFEKPYGNVTAGNSSQITDGAAWTILASEDAVRKHGLKPLARIVDSHWGALDPSIMGLGPVMATAPILKRRNLSIGDIDLWELNEAFAAQVLACLAAFEDAQVCRDVLGFDGAAGTIDRERLNVDGGAISLGHPVGTSGTRIALHLANAMRQRGLKQGIATECIGGGQGGAMLLEAA, encoded by the coding sequence ATGAGCCGTCCCGTCTATCTGGTGGATGGGGCGCGCACGCCCTTCCTGAAGGCGCGCGGCAAGCCGGGTCCGTTTACGCCCGTCGATCTCGCGGTCCAGTGCGGGCGCCCGCTGCTGTTGCGGCAGGATTTCGACAAGGCGCTGATCGACCTCGTCATCCTCGGCTGCGTCAACGTCGTTGCCGACGAGATGAACCCCGCGCGTGTGGCGGGGCTGCGGCTCGGCCTGCCGGAATCGACCCCCGCCTTCACCGTGCAGATCAATTGCGGTTCCGGGATGCAATCCATGGATACCGCATTCCGCACCATCGAGGGCGGCCATGCCGATATCGTGCTGGCCGGGGGAGCCGAGTCGCTCAGCCATTCGCCGCTGGTGCTGCGACGCGAGGCGGTGGACTGGTTCGCGCGGCTCAACGGCGCGCGCAGCACGGGCGACAGGCTCAAGGTGCTGGCCGGGCTCAAGCCGGGATTCCTCAAGCCCGAGATCGGGCTGGAGCGCGGCCTGACCGATCCCATCACCGATCTCGGCATGGGACAGACGGCGGAAAAGATCGGCCACATATTCGGCGTCACGCGCCGCGACGCCGATGCCTACGCCGCAGAAAGCCACCGAAGGCTGGCCGCGGCCCAGGCCGAAGGGCGGCTTGCCGGTGAACTGCTGCCCGCCGTCGCACGCGACGGGCAGGTGTTCGACCACGACGATGGCGTGCGGCCCGACAGCTCGGTGAAGAGCCTTTCGACGCTGAAACCCGTCTTCGAGAAACCCTATGGCAACGTGACGGCCGGCAATTCGTCGCAGATCACGGACGGGGCGGCCTGGACGATTCTGGCCAGCGAGGATGCCGTGCGGAAGCACGGGTTGAAGCCACTGGCGCGGATCGTCGATTCTCACTGGGGCGCGCTCGATCCGTCCATCATGGGCCTCGGGCCCGTCATGGCGACGGCGCCCATCCTCAAGCGGCGCAATCTTTCGATCGGCGATATCGACCTGTGGGAGTTGAACGAGGCCTTTGCGGCCCAGGTGCTGGCGTGCCTTGCGGCGTTCGAGGACGCTCAGGTGTGCCGCGACGTGCTGGGCTTCGACGGCGCAGCCGGGACCATCGACCGTGAGCGCCTGAACGTCGACGGCGGGGCGATCTCGCTCGGCCACCCGGTGGGCACCAGCGGCACGCGTATCGCACTTCATCTCGCCAATGCCATGCGCCAGCGTGGCCTGAAGCAGGGCATCGCGACGGAATGCATCGGCGGTGGGCAAGGCGGCGCCATGCTGCTGGAAGCGGCATGA
- a CDS encoding hydroxyacid dehydrogenase, with protein sequence MQRIVLITAPSLAPAGQAILAEAECTLRYVTGFSDTEGLRHILRTEPVDGIISRTMHLSADLIGACRSLKVISKHGTGTSNIDIAAASRQGIGVFSTPGANARAVAEFTVGLMLAAARRIVRFDRSVRMGEWSRAGDGAQLSGKTLGLVGYGRIARQVGTIAHAMGMRVVAFDPALPGVKDAETVFCGDLHDLLARSDVVSLHCPAIRGAPPLIDGPSLAVMRRGAILVNTARGELVDEAALVAMLDNGHISAAALDTFAHEPLQDGPLRRHPNVILTPHVGGSTPEALDEMAAQAARNVVAYLDATASGNALPGEIAQLCLNPDVLKTERGRCDAVA encoded by the coding sequence ATGCAACGAATCGTCCTGATAACGGCGCCATCTCTTGCGCCTGCCGGGCAGGCTATCCTGGCCGAGGCGGAATGCACCCTCCGCTACGTAACCGGCTTCTCCGACACCGAAGGGCTTCGGCATATTCTGAGGACCGAGCCGGTAGACGGGATCATATCGAGGACGATGCACCTGTCGGCGGATCTGATCGGGGCGTGCCGATCTCTCAAGGTCATTTCCAAGCACGGCACCGGAACCAGCAATATCGACATCGCCGCTGCGAGCCGGCAGGGCATCGGCGTCTTTTCGACGCCGGGGGCGAATGCCAGGGCGGTGGCCGAGTTTACCGTCGGCCTCATGCTGGCGGCAGCCCGCCGCATCGTCCGATTCGACCGCAGCGTCCGGATGGGAGAGTGGAGCCGGGCGGGCGACGGCGCCCAGCTTTCCGGCAAGACGCTGGGCCTTGTCGGCTATGGCCGGATTGCGCGGCAGGTGGGCACCATCGCTCACGCCATGGGGATGAGGGTCGTGGCCTTCGACCCGGCCCTGCCTGGCGTCAAGGATGCCGAAACCGTCTTCTGCGGCGATCTGCACGACCTTCTGGCGCGCAGCGATGTCGTAAGCCTGCACTGCCCGGCTATCCGGGGTGCGCCGCCGCTGATCGACGGACCCTCACTGGCCGTCATGAGGCGGGGGGCGATCCTGGTGAATACCGCACGTGGCGAACTGGTCGACGAAGCCGCGCTCGTGGCCATGCTCGACAATGGGCACATCAGCGCCGCGGCTCTGGATACCTTTGCGCATGAGCCCCTGCAGGATGGTCCCTTGCGGCGCCACCCGAACGTCATCCTGACGCCGCATGTCGGCGGCTCGACACCCGAGGCCCTGGACGAGATGGCGGCCCAGGCGGCGCGTAACGTGGTCGCCTACCTCGATGCCACGGCATCGGGGAATGCTCTGCCGGGGGAAATCGCACAGCTTTGCCTGAACCCGGATGTGCTGAAGACAGAACGGGGGCGATGCGACGCCGTCGCATGA
- a CDS encoding LysR family transcriptional regulator produces MNERDLRYFVAIVDCRGIGAAAQRLGVTQPAVTKCVDRLEDVLRTPLLSRKGRYVELTPAGILFHRRAKAILLRMEDAMQELSNHATGHSGHVRLGAAATMTEALLPGALKRVMRETPGITIELATGMNDVLREALRENRLDLLISPTAEGGDEFESEPLISDRVVVVARRGHPLCSTPSTMADMLHYEWILPPSTVALRRWLDHSFERAGLSHPRVQVEVNSLVLMPRLIGDTDLISFASSQKLDGTGLVEIACPETTHDRSFGLLYRRDAFRSPAVDTVAAFLRSVTKG; encoded by the coding sequence ATGAACGAGCGCGACCTCCGGTACTTCGTGGCCATCGTGGACTGTCGCGGGATCGGCGCGGCCGCGCAACGGTTGGGCGTGACGCAACCGGCGGTCACCAAATGCGTCGACCGTCTCGAGGACGTGCTGCGCACGCCTCTGCTGTCCCGCAAGGGACGCTATGTGGAGCTCACACCGGCCGGCATCCTGTTCCACCGCCGGGCGAAGGCAATTCTGCTTCGGATGGAGGATGCGATGCAGGAATTGTCCAACCATGCGACGGGCCACAGCGGGCACGTCCGCCTGGGCGCGGCCGCAACCATGACGGAAGCGCTTCTGCCGGGCGCCCTCAAGCGGGTCATGCGGGAAACACCGGGCATAACGATCGAACTGGCGACCGGCATGAACGACGTCCTGCGCGAGGCCCTGCGCGAAAACCGTCTCGACCTGCTGATCAGTCCGACGGCCGAGGGCGGCGACGAATTCGAGAGCGAGCCTCTTATCTCCGACAGGGTCGTCGTCGTGGCAAGGCGCGGCCACCCGCTCTGTTCCACGCCGTCGACCATGGCGGACATGCTGCATTACGAATGGATTCTGCCGCCGTCGACCGTCGCCCTGCGGCGATGGCTCGACCACTCCTTCGAACGCGCCGGCCTGTCGCACCCGCGTGTCCAGGTCGAGGTCAACTCCCTTGTGTTGATGCCTCGGTTGATCGGCGACACCGACCTGATCAGTTTCGCGTCGAGCCAGAAGCTCGATGGCACGGGCCTGGTCGAAATTGCCTGTCCCGAAACGACCCATGACCGCAGTTTCGGACTGCTGTACCGGCGCGATGCCTTCCGCTCGCCAGCCGTCGATACGGTGGCGGCGTTTCTGCGCAGCGTCACGAAGGGCTGA
- the purD gene encoding phosphoribosylamine--glycine ligase produces the protein MDILLIGSGGREHALAAKIATSPRVGRLYAAPGNPGIATVAACVDLDPADHAAVIAFVREKAIGLVVVGPEVPLVDGIADALEAHGIAVFGPGRAAAQLEGSKGFTKDLCARMGIPTARFRRFDAAGPARAYIEAEGAPIVVKADGLAAGKGVTVAATVSEALEAVDACFATPGASVVVEECMTGPEASFFCLCDGTRAVPFGTAEDHKRAYDGDKGPNTGGMGAYSPSLLMTPDLVHRTMRDIVEPTMKGMADAGTPFKGVLYAGLMLTPEGPKLIEYNVRFGDPEAQVLMMRLESDIVPLLEAAAHGDLSAAEPKWSASAAVTVVMASKGYPGAYDKGTPILHLPQTERGEAIFHAGTTEEDGELTATGGRVLTVTATGADVGEAADRAYRLVGQVDWPNGFYRTDIAHRARG, from the coding sequence ATCGACATCCTCCTGATCGGTTCCGGTGGCCGCGAACATGCGCTGGCCGCCAAGATCGCGACATCGCCGCGTGTCGGACGGCTCTACGCCGCGCCGGGCAACCCCGGCATCGCCACGGTCGCGGCCTGCGTGGATCTGGACCCGGCCGACCATGCGGCCGTCATCGCCTTTGTCCGGGAAAAGGCCATCGGGCTTGTCGTCGTGGGGCCTGAGGTGCCTTTGGTCGACGGTATCGCCGACGCGCTGGAAGCCCATGGGATCGCCGTTTTCGGGCCCGGCCGCGCCGCCGCGCAGCTTGAGGGCTCCAAGGGGTTCACCAAGGATCTGTGCGCCCGGATGGGCATCCCGACGGCGCGTTTCAGGCGGTTCGATGCCGCCGGGCCGGCGCGCGCCTATATCGAGGCGGAAGGCGCGCCGATCGTCGTCAAGGCCGATGGGCTGGCGGCCGGCAAGGGCGTGACGGTCGCCGCAACCGTATCCGAGGCGCTTGAGGCCGTGGACGCCTGCTTTGCGACGCCGGGCGCGAGCGTGGTCGTCGAGGAATGCATGACCGGCCCGGAGGCCAGCTTCTTCTGCCTGTGCGACGGCACCCGGGCAGTGCCCTTCGGGACCGCGGAAGACCACAAGCGCGCCTATGACGGAGACAAGGGGCCGAATACCGGCGGCATGGGGGCGTATTCGCCGTCGCTGCTGATGACGCCGGACCTTGTCCACCGGACCATGCGCGACATCGTGGAGCCGACGATGAAAGGCATGGCCGATGCGGGTACGCCCTTCAAGGGCGTGCTCTATGCCGGCCTGATGCTGACGCCGGAAGGCCCCAAGCTCATCGAGTACAATGTCCGCTTCGGCGACCCCGAGGCGCAGGTGCTGATGATGCGTCTGGAAAGCGATATCGTTCCGTTGCTCGAAGCGGCAGCGCACGGCGACCTGTCCGCCGCCGAGCCGAAATGGAGCGCCAGCGCCGCCGTGACCGTGGTCATGGCCAGCAAGGGCTACCCGGGCGCCTACGACAAGGGAACGCCGATCCTTCATCTGCCGCAGACGGAACGGGGAGAGGCGATCTTCCATGCCGGCACGACGGAAGAGGACGGCGAGCTCACGGCCACGGGCGGGCGGGTGCTGACCGTGACGGCAACCGGCGCCGATGTCGGCGAGGCGGCCGACAGGGCTTACCGGCTGGTCGGGCAAGTCGACTGGCCCAACGGCTTCTACCGCACCGATATCGCCCACCGGGCGCGCGGCTGA
- a CDS encoding ABC transporter substrate-binding protein, producing MKHLKLSASAIALAIGLVGHQASALADDIRIAAGTGILFAPFHVMKQAGLIEKHAEAAGITVTPQYLNFPSGSAVTDALISGNVDVIGVGLSNALLLWSRTRGDIKAVAAVSGTESILVTKDPAVQTLADFKPDNRISVTSLRVSNQAIYLQMALDKEFGDPNRFDPMMVQLGFTDAVQAMVTPNGAIDTMFAGPPYYQQLLEMEGMHPVLSTLDVAGPTTNLLAVSRTAWHDDHAEDVAVFLGALEEAQQIINDDPERAAELYLSSTGERFEKDEFAAMLADDGNVFQSLPMGTFQTAEFMARIGLIRDAPQDWKDYFFDNLKGRPEAANAD from the coding sequence ATGAAACATCTGAAACTTTCCGCATCCGCGATCGCCCTGGCCATCGGCCTTGTCGGGCATCAGGCATCGGCCCTGGCCGACGATATACGGATCGCGGCCGGGACGGGCATCCTGTTTGCCCCTTTCCACGTGATGAAGCAGGCAGGTCTGATCGAGAAGCATGCCGAAGCCGCCGGTATCACGGTTACGCCCCAGTACCTGAATTTCCCGTCAGGGTCCGCCGTGACCGATGCCCTCATCTCCGGGAATGTGGACGTGATCGGCGTGGGTCTGTCCAACGCCCTGCTGCTCTGGTCCAGGACGCGCGGGGACATCAAGGCGGTGGCAGCCGTCAGCGGTACGGAAAGCATTCTGGTGACCAAGGATCCGGCCGTCCAGACCCTCGCCGACTTCAAGCCCGATAACCGCATATCCGTGACGTCGCTTCGCGTGTCCAACCAGGCGATCTATCTTCAGATGGCCCTCGACAAGGAGTTCGGCGATCCCAACCGCTTCGATCCGATGATGGTTCAACTTGGATTCACCGACGCCGTGCAGGCGATGGTGACGCCGAATGGCGCCATCGACACGATGTTCGCCGGCCCTCCCTATTACCAGCAACTGCTGGAGATGGAAGGAATGCACCCCGTGCTCAGTACGCTCGACGTGGCAGGCCCGACGACGAACCTCCTGGCCGTATCGCGGACCGCATGGCACGACGATCATGCCGAGGACGTCGCGGTCTTCCTTGGCGCGCTCGAGGAAGCCCAGCAGATCATCAACGACGATCCGGAGCGGGCCGCCGAACTCTATCTCTCATCGACGGGCGAGCGGTTCGAGAAAGACGAGTTCGCCGCGATGCTTGCGGATGACGGTAACGTTTTCCAGTCGCTGCCGATGGGAACGTTCCAGACGGCGGAGTTCATGGCCAGGATCGGCCTGATCCGAGACGCGCCGCAGGACTGGAAGGATTACTTCTTCGACAATCTGAAGGGGCGGCCGGAAGCCGCCAACGCCGACTGA
- a CDS encoding 3-hydroxyacyl-CoA dehydrogenase NAD-binding domain-containing protein: MDKMLETLTPRIIELGAARDAQPHGNWRYAMDADRVFWLVLDRPGKSVNVVDREVLEELNSAIDRIEEERPTAVVLRSAKPAGFAAGADINQFVGASTQDIRSMLGQGHIVLDRLAALSMPTIAVIHGHCLGAGLEIALACRYRLAVHGASLGFPEVMLGLHPGLGGTFRSLEVADPVEAMTMMLTGKPVDAQRARSIGLADAALEERHVANAVAAIRSGEMRKGDAGLRRRAFSLRPARSLLAKQMRRKAAETAPRSHYPAPYKLIDIWEANGGSADAMRKAELDSFAELIETPTAQNLVRVFFLREKMRGLRSGRSAISHVHVIGAGAMGGDIAAWAARQGFTVTLQDIDLKPIGRAIKAGAGMMAATLKNDLKTRDALDRLIPDPDGIGVAHADLVIEAAPERIEVKRAIYETVEPRLKDGAILATNTSALPLEQLSDGLADPSRFVGLHFFNPVSRMQLVEIVSHPGAGAETLRRATAFAVELSRLPAPVRSAPGFLVNRALTPYMAEALLMVGEGLPKERIDARAEAFGMPMGPVELADRVGLDIALEVSASLRKGLEGDFPETPAWLVQMVKEGRLGAKTNGGLYDYEDGKPKKIHVDAIPDGAKDDADLEDRLILPMLNAVVAALREGVVSDPDLADGAMVFGTGFAPFRGGPMKYARDRGIDAIVRRMEELAEKHGPRFRPDAGWSSLA; this comes from the coding sequence ATGGACAAGATGCTCGAAACGCTGACGCCCCGGATCATCGAGCTGGGCGCGGCGCGCGATGCCCAGCCGCACGGCAACTGGCGCTATGCGATGGACGCGGACAGGGTGTTCTGGCTGGTGCTGGACAGGCCGGGCAAGTCGGTCAACGTGGTGGATCGCGAGGTGCTCGAGGAGCTCAACTCCGCCATCGACCGGATCGAGGAAGAGCGGCCGACCGCTGTCGTCCTGCGGTCGGCCAAGCCGGCCGGCTTTGCAGCCGGCGCCGATATCAACCAGTTCGTCGGCGCCTCCACGCAGGATATCCGGTCCATGCTGGGGCAGGGCCACATCGTGCTGGACCGCCTGGCGGCCCTGTCGATGCCCACCATCGCCGTCATCCATGGCCATTGCCTGGGCGCGGGGCTCGAGATCGCACTCGCCTGCCGCTACCGCCTTGCGGTCCATGGGGCTTCGCTGGGCTTTCCCGAGGTCATGCTGGGATTGCATCCGGGGCTTGGCGGTACGTTCCGCTCGCTGGAGGTGGCGGATCCGGTCGAGGCGATGACGATGATGCTGACCGGCAAGCCGGTCGACGCCCAGCGCGCACGCAGCATCGGCCTTGCCGATGCCGCGCTGGAAGAACGCCACGTCGCCAATGCGGTGGCGGCCATCCGCTCGGGCGAGATGCGGAAAGGCGATGCCGGTTTGCGGCGGCGGGCGTTTTCGCTGCGCCCGGCGCGAAGCCTGCTCGCCAAGCAGATGCGCCGGAAAGCGGCGGAAACCGCGCCCAGGTCGCATTACCCCGCGCCCTACAAGCTCATCGACATCTGGGAAGCCAATGGCGGCAGCGCCGACGCCATGCGCAAGGCCGAGCTGGACAGTTTCGCCGAACTGATAGAGACGCCGACGGCGCAAAACCTTGTCCGCGTCTTCTTCCTGCGAGAGAAGATGCGCGGCCTGAGGTCCGGCAGGTCGGCCATCTCGCATGTCCATGTGATCGGCGCAGGCGCGATGGGCGGCGATATCGCCGCCTGGGCGGCGCGGCAGGGGTTCACCGTGACCTTGCAGGACATCGACCTGAAGCCGATCGGACGCGCCATCAAGGCCGGTGCCGGGATGATGGCCGCGACGCTGAAGAACGACCTGAAGACGCGCGATGCGCTGGACAGGCTGATCCCCGATCCGGACGGCATCGGCGTCGCCCATGCCGACCTCGTCATCGAGGCGGCGCCCGAACGCATCGAAGTGAAGCGTGCGATTTACGAGACCGTGGAGCCGCGCCTGAAGGACGGGGCAATTCTGGCAACCAATACCTCGGCTCTGCCGCTGGAGCAGCTTTCGGACGGCCTTGCCGACCCGAGCCGGTTCGTTGGCCTGCACTTCTTCAACCCGGTCTCGCGCATGCAACTCGTGGAGATCGTCTCGCATCCGGGCGCCGGTGCGGAGACGCTGCGCCGCGCCACCGCCTTTGCGGTGGAACTGTCGCGCCTGCCGGCACCGGTCCGCTCCGCGCCGGGATTCCTGGTCAACCGGGCATTGACGCCATACATGGCCGAGGCGCTGCTGATGGTGGGCGAGGGCCTGCCGAAGGAACGCATCGACGCGCGCGCCGAGGCTTTCGGCATGCCGATGGGGCCGGTCGAACTGGCGGATCGGGTCGGGCTGGATATCGCACTCGAGGTTTCGGCCTCGCTTCGCAAGGGCCTTGAGGGCGACTTCCCGGAAACGCCGGCCTGGCTGGTCCAGATGGTCAAGGAAGGGCGGCTCGGCGCAAAGACGAATGGCGGCCTCTACGATTACGAGGACGGCAAGCCGAAAAAGATCCATGTCGACGCGATACCCGACGGTGCGAAGGACGATGCGGACCTGGAGGATCGCCTGATCCTGCCCATGCTCAATGCCGTGGTCGCGGCACTGCGCGAGGGGGTGGTGTCCGATCCGGACCTTGCGGATGGGGCGATGGTGTTCGGAACCGGCTTTGCGCCCTTCCGTGGCGGTCCCATGAAATACGCGCGCGATCGCGGCATCGACGCCATCGTGCGCCGCATGGAAGAACTGGCGGAAAAGCACGGTCCCCGCTTCCGGCCGGATGCAGGCTGGAGCAGCCTTGCCTGA
- the ubiA gene encoding 4-hydroxybenzoate octaprenyltransferase codes for MVQGRVADAPSENFVYRMLPAALWPYAQLARWDRPIGWQLLLWPCLWSATLAPQWAAPSAVHTGLPSFLHLLLFLVGAVAMRGAGCTYNDLVDHEIDNQVARTRSRPLPSGRVSRRQAKLFLAAQLLAGFLVLIQFNSFSILLGIASLAVVAIYPFLKRVTDWPQLGLGLAFSWGALMGWAGYWGTLALAPVLLYAGSVLWTIGYDTIYAHQDREDDALVGVRSTARLFGTRTRLALVVLYGGAMALFLAAFVMTGTVTTGPSWPAYAALAIGAAQMLWQILRLDIDNADECLRLFRSNNVFGWILFLGLLASALWTLSFPFVD; via the coding sequence ATGGTTCAGGGCCGCGTCGCCGACGCCCCGTCGGAAAACTTCGTCTACCGGATGCTGCCGGCCGCGCTCTGGCCCTATGCGCAGCTCGCCCGCTGGGACCGCCCCATCGGGTGGCAGCTCCTGCTGTGGCCCTGCCTGTGGAGCGCGACGCTTGCCCCGCAATGGGCCGCGCCGTCGGCCGTGCATACCGGCTTGCCGAGTTTCCTTCATCTCCTGCTGTTTCTGGTCGGCGCCGTCGCGATGCGGGGTGCGGGTTGCACCTATAACGACCTCGTCGACCACGAGATCGACAATCAGGTGGCGCGCACACGCTCGCGCCCGCTGCCGTCGGGGCGAGTGTCCCGCCGACAGGCCAAGCTGTTCCTGGCGGCGCAGCTTCTGGCCGGTTTCCTGGTGCTCATCCAGTTCAACAGCTTTTCCATTCTTCTCGGCATCGCCTCGCTTGCCGTCGTGGCGATCTACCCCTTCCTCAAGCGTGTGACGGATTGGCCGCAACTGGGGCTCGGCCTCGCCTTCTCCTGGGGCGCGTTGATGGGCTGGGCGGGATATTGGGGGACGCTCGCGCTGGCGCCCGTGCTGCTGTATGCCGGCTCCGTGCTATGGACGATCGGCTACGACACGATCTACGCGCATCAGGACCGGGAGGATGACGCGCTGGTGGGCGTACGGTCCACCGCGCGGCTTTTCGGCACCAGGACCCGGCTGGCTCTGGTCGTCCTGTATGGCGGCGCGATGGCGCTGTTCCTCGCCGCCTTCGTCATGACGGGCACGGTCACGACCGGGCCCAGTTGGCCGGCCTACGCGGCGCTGGCCATCGGCGCCGCACAGATGCTGTGGCAGATCCTGCGGCTCGACATCGACAACGCAGACGAATGCCTGCGGCTTTTCCGCTCCAACAACGTCTTCGGCTGGATCCTTTTCCTGGGCCTTCTGGCATCCGCACTCTGGACGCTGTCCTTCCCCTTCGTCGACTGA